From a single Rutidosis leptorrhynchoides isolate AG116_Rl617_1_P2 chromosome 5, CSIRO_AGI_Rlap_v1, whole genome shotgun sequence genomic region:
- the LOC139850421 gene encoding putative pentatricopeptide repeat-containing protein At5g52630: protein MFSITSGFLDSSIHESFCNQLLKFSQTDNLKAIKKLHAHLLTTGVIFISYTLQTNLVFAYTKCSHPQNNIQTLTKFFKSSILTHPLPFNSLLSCFVRNGLPFVALKTLSFMHYHNVSIDSYALCSSLTACCLTRDVGFGKQIHSHVVKSGWGSSVFLGSALVDFYSKLVGVVDAAKVFDEIPVKNTVCANAILSAYSDAKMWANGLVLFRSMPGLNLRYDNWTFSVALNICVGLYAIELGSQVHGKVIRSMYNPGTDVFLLSSLIDLYGKCGLVIKAKRVFNTARVTDVVLWTSMLGVYGRNGHHKEVIQLFKEMLLKKIRPDGVAYVTVISACGHTGQVDLGTKYFDSMGRDFGLNPGPEHYGCLVDLFCRAGEVENAWNVVNKMLNKDNVSVSVWGALLSVCCDHGHVDLGKFAAQRALELDPMNTGIYVLVSNMYAKYGLWDEIGRLRELMRDRGLKKDIGCSWIEVSR, encoded by the coding sequence atgttttctataACTTCTGGATTTCTTGATTCTTCAATCCACGAATCATTCTGTAATCAACTGCTCAAATTTTCACAAACTGACAATCTTAAAGCAATCAAAAAACTTCATGCTCATTTACTTACAACAGGCGTAATCTTCATCTCCTACACACTTCAAACCAATCTCGTTTTTGCATACACCAAATGCTCCCACCCACAAAATAACATTCAAACCCTAACAAAGTTCTTCAAATCCTCCATTCTCACACACCCACTTCCCTTTAATTCACTCCTTTCTTGTTTCGTTAGAAATGGGCTTCCATTTGTTGCTCTCAAAACTTTATCTTTCATGCATTATCATAACGTTTCGATCGATTCGTATGCGTTATGTAGCTCGTTAACAGCTTGCTGTTTAACACGAGATGTTGGGTTCGGTAAACAGATTCATAGCCATGTAGTTAAATCTGGTTGGGGTTCTAGTGTGTTTTTAGGCAGTGCGTTGGTTGATTTTTATTCCAAACTAGTGGGCGTTGTTGATGCAGCTAAGGTGTTCGATGAAATTCCTGTGAAGAATACAGTTTGTGCTAATGCGATTCTTTCGGCTTATTCTGATGCTAAAATGTGGGCAAACGGTCTTGTACTATTCCGAAGTATGCCCGGGTTGAACTTACGTTACGATAATTGGACATTTTCCGTGGCTTTAAATATATGTGTTGGACTGTATGCAATTGAATTGGGTAGTCAAGTACACGGGAAAGTGATTCGGTCCATGTACAACCCAGGAACCGATGTGTTTCTCTTGAGTTCGTTGATTGATTTGTATGGAAAATGTGGACTGGTGATTAAAGCTAAGCGAGTCTTTAATACTGCACGAGTTACCGACGTCGTTTTATGGACATCAATGCTTGGCGTTTATGGTAGAAATGGGCATCACAAAGAAGTAATCCAGTTATTTAAAGAGATGTTATTAAAGAAAATTAGACCAGATGGTGTGGCATATGTTACTGTCATCTCAGCTTGTGGTCACACGGGTCAGGTTGATCTTGGAACCAAGTACTTCGACTCAATGGGTCGTGATTTTGGGCTAAACCCGGGTCCTGAACATTATGGTTGCCTTGTGGATTTGTTTTGTAGGGCGGGAGAAGTAGAAAACGCGTGGAATGTGGTTAATAAGATGTTGAATAAAGATAATGTGAGTGTTTCTGTTTGGGGGGCGTTGTTGAGTGTGTGTTGTGATCATGGGCATGTTGATTTGGGTAAGTTTGCAGCTCAAAGGGCACTTGAGTTAGATCCTATGAATACTGGGATTTATGTTTTAGTGTCGAATATGTATGCGAAATATGGTTTGTGGGATGAAATTGGACGATTAAGGGAACTAATGCGTGATAGAGGATTAAAGAAAGATATCGGGTGTAGCTGGATTGAGGTGAGCAGGTAA
- the LOC139847191 gene encoding APO protein 1, chloroplastic isoform X1: protein MLLSLLLKSLPILIPSPYQKIEIIIFWPPFSAHFRRSFSALDGILYKKMEHVINLCSSSPTIRGSFPTTMYCMPNYNCYNWTYRVNDETSSVFFNKCHQPHERRRPQTLKTSIFAAQDNRYSKKRLTNPQNTDLPPILSKTKKKPYPIPLKKILEASRADKKLAEKGIEKPLEPPKNGLLVPDLIPVAYEVLDAWKILIKGVSQLLHIIPVHACSECSEVHVGQTGHEIQNCRGSKSAVRRSFHLWVKGSINDILLPIESYHQYDPFGTRIKHETRFDYDRIPAIVELCIQAGVELPEYPSRRRTQPIRMLGKKILDRGVIIEPPKPLSSNEILELDTHRALERVPPPEESDVVAIAQATLNAYEKVRWGVSKLMKGYTVKACGYCSEVHVGPWGHNAKLCGEFKHQWRDGKHGWQDATVDEVFPKNYVWHVRDPKGPSLKSSLQRFYGKAPVVVELCVQAGAPVPRKYVPMMRLDIVVPDNEEARLVA, encoded by the exons ATGTTATTATCTCTACTCCTAAAAAGCCTTCCGATTCTCATTCCTTCACCGTACCAGAAAATTGAAATTATTATTTTCTGGCCACCATTCTCCGCCCATTTCCGTCGCTCGTTTTCAG CTTTGGACGGAATACTGTACAAAAAAATGGAGCATGTCATAAACCTATGCAGTTCATCCCCAACTATACGTGGATCTTTTCCCACAACTATGTATTGTATGCCCAATTATAATTGCTATAACTGGACTTATCGGGTCAATGATGAAACTTCGTCCGTCTTCTTCAACAAATGTCATCAG CCACATGAACGGCGTAGGCCACAGACATTAAAAACCTCCATTTTTGCTGCTCAGGATAATCGTTACAGTAAGAAAAGGTTAACCAACCCTCAAAATACAGACCTTCCTCCCATATTATCCAAGACTAAGAAGAAACCGTATCCTATCCCTTTGAAAAAGATCTTGGAAGCGTCAAGGGCAGACAAAAAACTTGCGGAAAAGGGCATCGAGAAGCCACTTGAACCTCCCAAAAACGGGCTACTTGTTCCTGATCTTATTCCAGTTGCTTATGAAGTTCTTGATGCTTGGAAGATCTTAATCAAAGGCGTTTCACAACTTCTCCATATCATCCCTGTTCATGCTTGCAG TGAGTGCTCGGAAGTTCACGTGGGTCAAACGGGTCACGAGATTCAAAACTGCCGTGGTTCAAAAAGTGCAGTTCGGAGAAGTTTTCACTTATGGGTAAAAGGGTCAATTAACGACATCCTTCTCCCTATTGAGTCATACCACCAATACGATCCTTTTGGCACCCGAATCAAACACGAAACAAGATTTGACTATGATAGAATCCCAGCTATTGTAGAGCTTTGCATTCAAGCCGGTGtagaattaccagaatacccttcaCGTAGAAGGACTCAACCTATCCGAATGTTAGGAAAGAAAATTCTAGACCGTGGTGTAATCATCGAGCCACCTAAACCCCTATCGTCGAACGAGATTTTGGAACTCGACACGCATAGGGCTCTCGAGCGGGTCCCACCTCCAGAAGAATCCGACGTCGTTGCAATTGCACAAGCAACGTTAAATGCGTACGAGAAAGTAAGATGGGGTGTGAGCAAACTTATGAAGGGGTACACGGTGAAAGCGTGTGGGTATTGCTCGGAGGTCCACGTGGGCCCGTGGGGACACAATGCGAAACTTTGTGGGGAGTTTAAGCACCAATGGAGGGACGGGAAGCACGGGTGGCAAGATGCGACGGTGGACGAGGTTTTTCCGAAAAATTACGTGTGGCATGTTCGGGATCCGAAAGGGCCGTCATTGAAGAGTTCGTTGCAGAGGTTTTATGGGAAGGCTCCAGTTGTGGTGGAACTTTGTGTGCAGGCGGGGGCCCCGGTTCCTCGTAAGTATGTGCCGATGATGAGGTTGGATATTGTGGTGCCCGATAATGAAGAGGCCCGATTGGTTGCTTGA
- the LOC139847191 gene encoding APO protein 1, chloroplastic isoform X2 — MEHVINLCSSSPTIRGSFPTTMYCMPNYNCYNWTYRVNDETSSVFFNKCHQPHERRRPQTLKTSIFAAQDNRYSKKRLTNPQNTDLPPILSKTKKKPYPIPLKKILEASRADKKLAEKGIEKPLEPPKNGLLVPDLIPVAYEVLDAWKILIKGVSQLLHIIPVHACSECSEVHVGQTGHEIQNCRGSKSAVRRSFHLWVKGSINDILLPIESYHQYDPFGTRIKHETRFDYDRIPAIVELCIQAGVELPEYPSRRRTQPIRMLGKKILDRGVIIEPPKPLSSNEILELDTHRALERVPPPEESDVVAIAQATLNAYEKVRWGVSKLMKGYTVKACGYCSEVHVGPWGHNAKLCGEFKHQWRDGKHGWQDATVDEVFPKNYVWHVRDPKGPSLKSSLQRFYGKAPVVVELCVQAGAPVPRKYVPMMRLDIVVPDNEEARLVA, encoded by the exons ATGGAGCATGTCATAAACCTATGCAGTTCATCCCCAACTATACGTGGATCTTTTCCCACAACTATGTATTGTATGCCCAATTATAATTGCTATAACTGGACTTATCGGGTCAATGATGAAACTTCGTCCGTCTTCTTCAACAAATGTCATCAG CCACATGAACGGCGTAGGCCACAGACATTAAAAACCTCCATTTTTGCTGCTCAGGATAATCGTTACAGTAAGAAAAGGTTAACCAACCCTCAAAATACAGACCTTCCTCCCATATTATCCAAGACTAAGAAGAAACCGTATCCTATCCCTTTGAAAAAGATCTTGGAAGCGTCAAGGGCAGACAAAAAACTTGCGGAAAAGGGCATCGAGAAGCCACTTGAACCTCCCAAAAACGGGCTACTTGTTCCTGATCTTATTCCAGTTGCTTATGAAGTTCTTGATGCTTGGAAGATCTTAATCAAAGGCGTTTCACAACTTCTCCATATCATCCCTGTTCATGCTTGCAG TGAGTGCTCGGAAGTTCACGTGGGTCAAACGGGTCACGAGATTCAAAACTGCCGTGGTTCAAAAAGTGCAGTTCGGAGAAGTTTTCACTTATGGGTAAAAGGGTCAATTAACGACATCCTTCTCCCTATTGAGTCATACCACCAATACGATCCTTTTGGCACCCGAATCAAACACGAAACAAGATTTGACTATGATAGAATCCCAGCTATTGTAGAGCTTTGCATTCAAGCCGGTGtagaattaccagaatacccttcaCGTAGAAGGACTCAACCTATCCGAATGTTAGGAAAGAAAATTCTAGACCGTGGTGTAATCATCGAGCCACCTAAACCCCTATCGTCGAACGAGATTTTGGAACTCGACACGCATAGGGCTCTCGAGCGGGTCCCACCTCCAGAAGAATCCGACGTCGTTGCAATTGCACAAGCAACGTTAAATGCGTACGAGAAAGTAAGATGGGGTGTGAGCAAACTTATGAAGGGGTACACGGTGAAAGCGTGTGGGTATTGCTCGGAGGTCCACGTGGGCCCGTGGGGACACAATGCGAAACTTTGTGGGGAGTTTAAGCACCAATGGAGGGACGGGAAGCACGGGTGGCAAGATGCGACGGTGGACGAGGTTTTTCCGAAAAATTACGTGTGGCATGTTCGGGATCCGAAAGGGCCGTCATTGAAGAGTTCGTTGCAGAGGTTTTATGGGAAGGCTCCAGTTGTGGTGGAACTTTGTGTGCAGGCGGGGGCCCCGGTTCCTCGTAAGTATGTGCCGATGATGAGGTTGGATATTGTGGTGCCCGATAATGAAGAGGCCCGATTGGTTGCTTGA